DNA from Solanum stenotomum isolate F172 chromosome 3, ASM1918654v1, whole genome shotgun sequence:
GAAAAGGTCATTTAAAAAGTCAAACAGTAATCCATGGGCCTAATCAAATTGGTTTTGGGCTGAGAACAATGGCATCCAATTTGTAAAGTCCAGTGGTTTATGCAGACTTGAGCTAACGAAGGCTTGTTTGCGCCACTACTTCGCAGAAGGGACATGAAGATTTCTTTCTCCCCTGTAAACTGATAAAAATAATGCGGTTGCTCTCTCTTGCACGAAGGCTCTACAGTGCTCGTCCCATCGCTTTTAAGCATATAATCGGCTATCAGCATCCTTCATTGTTTGCCGCACAGCCAGAATTAAGCCGCAGTTTCTCTGTGACATTTCGTCAACCATCTGTCAGGCACTGTTCGACTATACCGCTCAACCTCCCTTTCTTTAGTTCCGGCAATTCCACTAGCTACGAAATCATCAACTTCGATAAGTGTGTGGATACATTGCGTGAAAAGTATCATGACGGTGTTAATGAATTTGTTGGGATTGCACAAAAGGCCAGTGATTTTGGTTCTGGAGATGAAGCCATATTGTTTCTTGATGAATGCGGGGTTAAACCGAACCAAGAATTGGTCTTTTTGGTGATTTGGGAGTTGAGAGATCAGTGGAAGTTAGCTTATTTGCTATTCAAATGGGGTGAGAAATGCAAATGTCTTGAAGAAAATACGTGGTGTTTGATGATATGGATTCTGGGCAACCATAGTAAATTCAGCACTGCTTGGTCTTTGATCCGAGATCTTCTTCAGATGTCAACAGATATTCAAGAAGCTGTCCTCATCATGATtgataggtaaaaaaaaaactaacgcATACTACTGATTGAAAtttgaactaattaattttattgcAGAGTAACCTTTGTAACAtgattttctataattttttgaGTGTTGATGTACATAATTGCTGAGAAGCCATTATTAGCCATGCCATTGAATAATCATCATTTGGTAGATATCAGTAGTCTCACCGAAAAATATTACTCTATAAGTTGTTTCATAGTTTCAGTTTGCATAGTGAATGCTCTGGTATAGTTTGACTAAGATGATAAATTGCTTGAGATGTTGTTTGACATTGTAATTTATGATATTCCAACAGATATGCTGCTGCCAATAATGCTGGTAAAGCTATACAGACATTCCAGATTTTGGAGAAATTTAGTATGTCTCCTGATCAGAGAACATTATTGACGTTCTTGAATATTCTCTGTAAGCATGGTTTTATTGAAGAGGCTGAAGAATTCATGCTTATCAATAAGAAGCTATTCCCCTTGGAAATTGATGGCTTTAATATTATTCTCAATGGATGGTGTAATATAGTGGTTGATATATTTGAAGCCAAAAGAGTATGGCGAGAAATGTCCAAGTGTTGTATTGAACCAAATGGTGCTTCATATTCCCACATGATTTCCTGCTTTTCCAAGGTTAGAAATTTGTTTGATTCACTAAGACTTTATGATGAAATGCAGAAACGGGGTTGGGTTCCAGGTCTAGAGGTGTATAATTCTTTGGTATATGTACTGACTTGTGAGAATTGTGTGAAGGAAGCTCTTAAGATTATTGACAAAGTGAAACATATGGGCCTGCGTCCTGATTCTAGTACATACAACTTGATGATATGTCCTCTATGTGAATCATCTAAGTTGGATGAGGCGAGAAGTATATTAGCTCTGATGGAGGAAGACAATATTAGTCCAACTATTGAAACGTACCAAGCATTTCTTGCAAGTGCTAGTCTAGAAGGAACTGTTGAAGTTCTTAACACTATGAGAAAAGCTGGAGTTGGTCCAAACGGGGAGACCTTTCTGTTAATTCTTGATAGGTTTATGAAGTTGAAGCAGCCTGAAACTGCATTGACGATATGGCTGGAGATGAAGCAGTATGAGGTAGTGCCCGAGTCTGCACATTATTCTCTTTTGGTGGGAGGACTTCTTGAGTGCAGGTTATATTCCAAGGCTAGAGAGTTATATGCAGAGATGAAATCCAATGGAATTGATGACCCAGGTCTCCAAAAGTTCTTACAGCCAACTGGCCCAAGAGGACAAGGAGGTGTGTCAAATCCCGAACATAGTAAAAACGGGAAACTGGTGAAACATGGGACACACAAGGTGATCAGAAATGAAAAACATAGAAGGTAATAAAATGACGGTTAAAGGATTGTAGCTCATCCGAGCCTGAAGGATACCTTCAGGTGGTACACATAAACCTGTAACAGATGCTGGATACAAAGATTTGTCATGCTTGGCAATGATCTTGGTTGCTTCTAAAGAGACCTGATTACAAGCCCAATTTGCCAAACTAATCTCTAGATGGTTCATATAGCTTCCCTGAGTGTCCTAGTAGGGATGTGTTATGGAGGACATGCAGTACTAGTTACATGTGATCTGCCAAATCAGAAGTGTTCCAAGACCATCTTTCCATTGCCAAAATCTATTACATTGTCAATCTTGGCATTGGGTTGCCCTTCATGGGTCATCAACATCCGAGATGACATCCACGTCCCTCATAAACCTTGATCTCGTTTCAGTAACTGATGCCAGCACTGGGACCACGTCTTTGGTTCGTGGGTCTTTGTATAATCTGTTATAGGAGGTCATATTGGTGTAGATAAAGATGGGGTGAATAACTGAGCTTGCTGAAAGTAGGTATATTATTATCTATCCCTGCAACTTGCAACGTGATTAAAAGTGATTTTGTCCCATCATTCTCACTAAATGTGATAATGTCCCTCTCTCCAGCTTGCATTATTCAAATGCcattatatttttactatattcTACATGATTCCAAATGTTTTGGTGGTCTCCAGAGtctttaacaaaatatttttaatagtaccacttttggaaagaaaatcaaatatatactagaatatacaatcataattttatAGAACAAgttgaacaattattattttattcccaTAAAAATAACAGAGAACGGACATGAGTTCCTTTTTTGATATACTTTGTTTTGATTTCTTCACTCATGTTACTTTCTCGAGCCAAAGATTTATTGAAAACATTCTCTCTACGCACTATCCTCACCAAACCCCATTTGCGGGAATAGGGAATGCATAGATAACGGTCATCTATTTGCTTTGGATCCATAAATAATAGTGGGGGTTGGGCCAAGTAGAGTCATAAAGTAGGGACTTCCTCAGCTGTCTCTGCTTCTTCAACCAATCACGTCCAGCTCAGAGCCTATCAACATCTCTCTCAACATGGATCTCTCTGTTCTCTTCTTCCTTCTCCTCGCCGCCGTTGCCACTACCGTCAACGCTACCGACCACATCGTCGGAGCTAACAAAGGATGGAACCCAGGCATCAACTATACCCTTTGGGCCAACAACCAAACCTTCTATGCTGGTGACTACATCTGTACGTATCACATTGCAATCAGTTTACAAGTACTGTACATATTTCGCTCTTTGTTAATAGtatttctctaatttttctaacGCTATATATAATATCGCAGCGTTTAGGTACCAGAAGTCGCAGTACAATGTGTTTTTAGTGAATCAGACTGGATATGATAACTGTACAATAGAAGGTGCATTAGGGAATTGGACCAGCGGAAAAGACTTCATTATGCTGAACGATACCCAGAGGTATTACTTCATTTGTGGAACCGGCGGTTGCCTTAACGGCATGAAAGTTTCGGTGGTCGTTCATCCTCTTGCGTCTCCTCCGATGTCCGCCGTACCCGCTGAGCATTCCTCTAAAAAGTCTTCTGCCCCGGCGGCGCGTGGTTTTGTGTCACTACTGGCTACGAGCTTCGCTTTTTTTGGATTGACATTATGCGGTTCAGTTTGGATCTAGCAAGTTTTAAGCCTTTTTGTCTGAAACTACCACAACCATAAAGTATCAAGTGTGTATCTgccattttcattttttttatttttaattatgtcaATTATTCATTCACCTATTGTTCTTCAATTTAAAGGGagttttgttcttgttagttttCTCTTAAAAATTGTTTCTTTGAAAGACAGAGAGTGCATGATAGATATAATAAAGATTTCGTTCAGATCTCACCATAgtataattaaggaaaaatagcaaattattaattcaaattaaatgctataaacatagtttgatttaattatatttcatagcaaactattgctatttcgcctctctcctggtgaatctcgctcatCACTC
Protein-coding regions in this window:
- the LOC125858245 gene encoding pentatricopeptide repeat-containing protein At1g80880, mitochondrial — encoded protein: MRLLSLARRLYSARPIAFKHIIGYQHPSLFAAQPELSRSFSVTFRQPSVRHCSTIPLNLPFFSSGNSTSYEIINFDKCVDTLREKYHDGVNEFVGIAQKASDFGSGDEAILFLDECGVKPNQELVFLVIWELRDQWKLAYLLFKWGEKCKCLEENTWCLMIWILGNHSKFSTAWSLIRDLLQMSTDIQEAVLIMIDRYAAANNAGKAIQTFQILEKFSMSPDQRTLLTFLNILCKHGFIEEAEEFMLINKKLFPLEIDGFNIILNGWCNIVVDIFEAKRVWREMSKCCIEPNGASYSHMISCFSKVRNLFDSLRLYDEMQKRGWVPGLEVYNSLVYVLTCENCVKEALKIIDKVKHMGLRPDSSTYNLMICPLCESSKLDEARSILALMEEDNISPTIETYQAFLASASLEGTVEVLNTMRKAGVGPNGETFLLILDRFMKLKQPETALTIWLEMKQYEVVPESAHYSLLVGGLLECRLYSKARELYAEMKSNGIDDPGLQKFLQPTGPRGQGGVSNPEHSKNGKLVKHGTHKVIRNEKHRR
- the LOC125858253 gene encoding lamin-like protein, translated to MDLSVLFFLLLAAVATTVNATDHIVGANKGWNPGINYTLWANNQTFYAGDYISFRYQKSQYNVFLVNQTGYDNCTIEGALGNWTSGKDFIMLNDTQRYYFICGTGGCLNGMKVSVVVHPLASPPMSAVPAEHSSKKSSAPAARGFVSLLATSFAFFGLTLCGSVWI